The proteins below are encoded in one region of Blastocatellia bacterium:
- a CDS encoding DnaJ domain-containing protein codes for MQGQLGAKLVTDLIREIAQKQHNGLLRLTRGKSIKAIFFENGEPKFAISNLTGEQLDNLLVKQSLVTAAQLEAAKARAGKVPRLARELVDMGIISPEVMRKAVREQVMEIILSLFEWTQGDYQLDERIRAAHDYTLDMSAADVLLEGSRRMARNQQLADAIAPPDAVLMRGQMNGGPIDSGILLPVESYILSRIEQPIAVSDVGMLSGLADEDAHRAVVSLIAAGFLKLVGDDRDVTEEAVQEADENSDRLRQEVGRKLHFFSQADFYEVLSVSRNASTAEIKAAYYQLAKKFHPDRHRQPGYTELKPQLDALFSLITQAYQTLSEASQRAVYDTRLKKPAAAFQTTPLKPPPAFVNEPLAQKSEPKAQPKPAPVPLSVPLPRPIPSESLRSRADMKPPSGDLGRPSAAAATSEPLPQTVRPQPTPDEAPATDAAKQANGNHANGNHANGNQANGNQAQLAEHYFNQGRARYERKEYHAAVHLLRESVKLDGSKPSYHFHLGIALLRNPRTRREADEHLQRAAELEPYNPQIRIKLGNVYKEVGLPKKAEAFYRAALQIDPDNRHARKELSMQPAKKAAEGPIWKKDLGSFAKKIFKK; via the coding sequence GTGCAAGGACAGCTCGGCGCAAAACTCGTCACCGATCTCATCCGTGAAATCGCGCAGAAGCAACATAACGGCTTGTTGCGCCTGACGCGCGGCAAATCGATCAAAGCCATCTTCTTCGAGAACGGTGAGCCGAAGTTTGCCATCAGCAACCTCACCGGCGAACAGCTCGACAACCTGCTGGTCAAACAATCCCTGGTCACCGCCGCTCAACTTGAAGCCGCCAAAGCCCGCGCCGGCAAGGTGCCGCGCCTGGCCCGCGAGCTGGTTGACATGGGAATCATCAGCCCCGAAGTCATGCGCAAAGCGGTGCGCGAGCAGGTGATGGAAATTATCCTGTCGCTGTTTGAATGGACACAGGGCGATTACCAGCTAGACGAGCGCATCCGCGCCGCTCACGATTACACGCTCGACATGAGCGCCGCCGACGTCCTCCTTGAAGGCTCGCGGCGCATGGCGCGAAACCAGCAACTGGCCGACGCCATCGCGCCGCCCGACGCCGTGTTAATGCGCGGCCAGATGAACGGCGGGCCAATCGATTCGGGAATCTTGCTGCCGGTCGAGAGTTACATCCTGTCGCGCATTGAACAACCCATCGCCGTGAGCGATGTCGGCATGTTGAGCGGGCTTGCCGACGAGGACGCGCACCGCGCGGTCGTGTCGCTGATCGCCGCGGGCTTCCTGAAACTGGTCGGCGACGACCGCGATGTGACCGAAGAGGCGGTGCAGGAGGCGGACGAAAACTCCGACCGGCTACGCCAGGAAGTCGGGCGCAAGCTCCACTTCTTTTCGCAGGCCGATTTCTACGAAGTCCTCAGCGTCAGCCGCAACGCCTCGACCGCCGAGATCAAGGCGGCCTATTACCAGCTCGCCAAGAAGTTTCACCCCGACCGTCACCGGCAGCCGGGCTATACGGAGCTGAAGCCGCAGCTCGACGCCCTCTTCTCGCTGATCACGCAGGCTTACCAGACGCTCAGCGAAGCGTCGCAACGGGCCGTCTACGATACACGTCTGAAGAAACCGGCAGCCGCCTTCCAGACGACGCCGCTCAAGCCGCCGCCGGCCTTCGTCAACGAGCCACTCGCCCAGAAGTCAGAGCCGAAGGCTCAGCCGAAGCCCGCGCCGGTCCCCCTGTCTGTGCCGCTGCCGCGACCGATACCGAGCGAGTCGCTGCGCTCGCGCGCCGATATGAAGCCGCCGAGCGGCGACCTCGGTCGCCCGTCTGCCGCCGCTGCCACAAGCGAGCCGCTGCCACAGACCGTCAGGCCGCAGCCCACGCCTGACGAAGCGCCCGCGACTGATGCGGCCAAACAGGCCAACGGCAACCACGCCAATGGCAACCACGCCAATGGCAACCAGGCTAACGGCAACCAGGCGCAGCTGGCCGAGCATTATTTCAACCAGGGCCGCGCCCGTTATGAGCGCAAGGAATATCACGCGGCTGTGCATCTGCTCCGCGAATCCGTGAAGCTCGATGGCAGCAAGCCGTCTTACCACTTTCACCTCGGCATCGCGCTGCTGCGCAACCCGCGCACGCGCCGCGAGGCCGACGAGCATTTGCAGCGCGCCGCCGAACTGGAGCCTTACAACCCGCAGATTCGCATCAAGCTGGGGAACGTCTATAAAGAGGTAGGGCTGCCAAAGAAGGCCGAAGCCTTCTATCGCGCCGCCTTGCAAATCGACCCGGACAACCGTCACGCCCGCAAAGAGCTGTCGATGCAACCGGCCAAGAAAGCCGCGGAAGGCCCGATCTGGAAAAAAGACCTCGGCTCATTCGCCAAGAAGATTTTCAAAAAGTAG
- a CDS encoding zinc-ribbon domain containing protein, with product MYEYKDKVINCVDCAEEFIFTAGEQLFFADKGLKNDPKRCKGCKTKKNERIAANMASFGQPFPRERVEVLVRCALCAVETTVPFRPTQGRPVYCRDCFLRMRASSAHAHAPLA from the coding sequence GTGTACGAATACAAGGATAAGGTCATTAACTGCGTAGATTGCGCCGAAGAGTTTATCTTTACGGCCGGCGAGCAGCTATTCTTTGCCGACAAGGGCTTAAAGAACGACCCGAAGCGCTGCAAAGGCTGCAAGACGAAAAAAAATGAGCGGATCGCCGCCAACATGGCGAGTTTCGGACAGCCGTTCCCGCGCGAGCGCGTCGAAGTCCTGGTGCGCTGCGCCTTGTGCGCCGTCGAGACGACCGTGCCGTTTCGCCCGACCCAGGGACGCCCGGTTTATTGCCGGGATTGTTTCCTGAGGATGCGTGCGTCGTCCGCGCACGCTCACGCGCCGCTCGCTTAG
- a CDS encoding J domain-containing protein — protein sequence MEDLYGILGLTNRATPGDIKSAYRRLARRFHPDVSQSDDAQARFVKINEAYQILSDPQRRWMYDQGMYADAERTFYASRQAEVVAKQRHFDRIIDEWMARERQEAEQRAHAVLLVVPLFLSTFYVMAAKTTIIDRVNFLGRVGIIALAIYGLVYLVKNLSLVLARYTYHEPPQMTSVFGKTEAPPDKPISRTAALCFLVCGYCVSLGLGYVVSKLLPGRYAPHFPVSTLIGAFLYPPIAVLLIGGIRRIANIIDRL from the coding sequence ATGGAAGACCTTTACGGCATTCTCGGACTTACGAATCGGGCGACTCCCGGCGATATTAAGTCGGCTTACCGCCGCCTGGCGCGCCGGTTCCACCCCGATGTATCGCAATCTGACGACGCCCAGGCGCGCTTCGTCAAGATCAACGAAGCCTACCAGATTCTCAGCGACCCGCAGCGCCGCTGGATGTACGATCAGGGCATGTACGCCGATGCCGAGCGCACGTTTTATGCCTCGCGGCAAGCCGAGGTCGTCGCCAAGCAACGCCATTTCGACCGCATCATTGATGAGTGGATGGCGCGCGAGCGCCAGGAAGCCGAGCAGCGGGCTCATGCGGTGCTGCTGGTCGTGCCGCTATTCTTGTCTACCTTTTATGTGATGGCGGCCAAGACGACGATCATTGATCGGGTGAATTTCCTCGGGCGCGTCGGAATTATCGCGCTGGCGATTTACGGGCTGGTCTACCTGGTCAAGAACCTTTCGCTGGTGCTGGCGCGCTACACCTACCACGAGCCGCCGCAGATGACCTCGGTCTTCGGCAAAACCGAAGCGCCGCCCGACAAGCCCATCAGCCGCACGGCGGCGCTTTGCTTCCTGGTCTGCGGCTACTGCGTATCGCTGGGTCTCGGCTACGTCGTCAGCAAGCTGCTGCCGGGCCGTTACGCGCCGCACTTCCCCGTCAGCACCTTGATCGGCGCATTCCTTTATCCGCCCATCGCCGTACTGCTGATCGGCGGCATCCGCCGCATCGCAAACATTATTGACAGACTGTAG
- a CDS encoding uracil-DNA glycosylase, whose amino-acid sequence MSEEIIEAMAAVARQLEEQLKFYREIGVTEIGDSLPAAKPAVEAGFAVPTKISVADPTPPEINAARQEPMPKKKDAPGQAALFGDLEPTDETTPAARPLPVIHSQDPSLEAIREEIGECTRCKLHEHRTHIVYGEGDSQARLVFVGEGPGADEDATGRPFVGRAGQLLDKIIAAIGLKREQCYIANVVKCRPPGNRTPERDEVATCEQFLFRQLAFIKPQVIVALGSPAFQCLLRTKDTITRSRGEWRDWNGIKVMPTFHPAYLLRSPDKKREAWEDMKKVRDYLGTLGD is encoded by the coding sequence ATGTCAGAGGAAATTATTGAAGCAATGGCCGCCGTTGCGCGGCAGCTCGAAGAGCAGTTGAAGTTCTATCGTGAGATCGGCGTCACCGAGATCGGCGATTCGCTGCCTGCCGCGAAACCGGCTGTGGAGGCCGGCTTTGCGGTTCCAACGAAGATATCGGTCGCCGATCCGACGCCGCCGGAGATCAATGCTGCCAGGCAGGAGCCTATGCCAAAGAAGAAAGACGCGCCCGGACAGGCTGCGCTGTTCGGCGACCTCGAGCCGACCGACGAAACCACGCCCGCCGCTCGTCCGCTGCCCGTCATCCACTCACAAGACCCTTCGCTTGAGGCGATCCGCGAAGAGATTGGCGAATGCACGCGCTGTAAGCTGCATGAGCATCGCACGCACATCGTCTACGGCGAAGGCGACTCGCAGGCCCGGCTGGTCTTTGTCGGCGAAGGTCCGGGGGCCGATGAGGACGCCACCGGGCGGCCCTTCGTCGGTCGCGCCGGCCAATTGCTCGACAAGATCATCGCCGCCATCGGCCTGAAACGTGAGCAGTGCTACATCGCCAACGTCGTCAAGTGCCGCCCGCCCGGCAACCGCACGCCGGAGCGCGACGAAGTCGCCACCTGCGAGCAGTTCCTCTTCCGGCAGCTCGCCTTCATCAAGCCGCAAGTGATCGTCGCGCTCGGCTCGCCGGCTTTTCAATGCCTGCTGCGGACGAAAGACACGATCACGCGGTCACGCGGCGAGTGGCGCGACTGGAACGGCATCAAGGTGATGCCGACCTTTCACCCGGCCTATCTGCTGCGCTCGCCGGATAAGAAGCGCGAAGCCTGGGAAGATATGAAGAAGGTGCGTGATTATCTGGGCACGCTCGGCGACTGA
- a CDS encoding ABC transporter substrate-binding protein: MSKIRNTSTDPENQAVKPTTSAAQQPAGQDIFDALTRIAQGDLTFRINGTSAVGEDRQLLHNLDGLARRLRYIVGRLQRAADSIETVVGEVLRGTQTLSAGVIDEAKSVEETSSSISEINASMHSVGGSLGTLSNLSQSTSTSVMEMATSINQVSENAGELAQFVEETASAIEEMAVSIRKVAESTEALAESAEKTAGAMEAIDSSTRSIGESVNETTVLADEVARSADAGSQVVADTAASMSNIKGAIDAATDTITRLGRRSEQIGEVTHVINEIADRTHLLALNAAILAAQAGTQGRGFRIVADEIKELSERTAASTREIEDMIKAVREEVAEAIERVAVGGERADEGVELASRASELLAEIRVKTNAASDRIRLIADATAVQATESHTVLEAVELVRQQARGIERATSEQALTSRHIGERALHMSELTEQVRRATGEQAQVSKYIAQAMEELTMVVEQIRQASNEQSAGTDQVLRAIETIKEVVGRNQASISGINSAVDLLVREAELLNREVEAFSLPVPERGGHLRFALRTSTLALDPATLSSISRIEVMSNVFEGLVQFGERADIRPGIAERWEISPDGRVYTFYLREAARFHNGRRVRGDDVKYSFERQMRQNEDAAAWVFRPIVGADQFISGESETVAGITVSSEHVIKIELIQPMAFFLATLCMDYCSVVPREEVERPAMDFALRPVGSGPFRVVEPVVGHEVLLERFTHYWNPELPYVDRLTVQFHMSAEEILDAFLRKEVDYVSDLPLTSLAELRAQPDEVHLLEAVQLQTRMLVFDCERPPFADKRVRQAICYAINREKFLRDVYGNMAEPATGPIPPGVLGYDSSLRGYEYDPERAQAMLEEAGYAGGFDTEIWWPQSVNPNVECLKDDLAEVGIRAEFRYVVQAEMQRALRLRMVPIAGRDWYADYPDPDNFTYVLFNSHNRELFINAYVNEEIDRLTNEARSVMNREQREALYGEVTRLLLEDAPCAFLAHRRSFVAHRANLEGVTLHLLSPFITPKDLWFAKVEAGEK, encoded by the coding sequence ATGAGCAAGATCCGTAACACATCAACCGACCCCGAAAACCAGGCCGTGAAGCCCACGACCAGCGCCGCTCAACAACCCGCCGGTCAAGACATCTTCGACGCGCTGACCCGCATCGCGCAGGGCGATCTGACATTTCGGATTAACGGCACATCGGCGGTCGGCGAAGATCGCCAGTTGCTCCATAACCTCGACGGTCTCGCCCGCCGCCTGCGCTACATCGTCGGTCGCCTGCAACGCGCCGCCGATTCAATCGAAACGGTGGTCGGCGAAGTCTTGCGCGGCACGCAGACGCTCTCGGCAGGCGTCATCGATGAGGCCAAGTCGGTCGAAGAAACCTCAAGCTCGATCTCGGAAATCAACGCTTCGATGCATTCCGTGGGCGGCAGCCTTGGCACGCTGTCGAACCTCTCGCAATCGACCTCGACCTCGGTGATGGAGATGGCGACCTCCATCAATCAGGTCTCGGAAAACGCTGGCGAGCTGGCGCAATTCGTCGAAGAAACCGCCTCGGCCATCGAAGAGATGGCCGTCAGCATACGCAAGGTTGCCGAATCGACCGAGGCGCTTGCCGAGTCCGCCGAGAAGACCGCCGGCGCGATGGAAGCCATTGACAGCTCGACGCGCAGCATCGGCGAATCGGTGAACGAAACGACGGTGCTGGCAGACGAGGTGGCGCGCTCCGCCGACGCCGGCAGCCAGGTGGTCGCCGACACCGCCGCCAGCATGAGCAACATCAAAGGCGCGATTGACGCCGCCACCGATACCATCACACGGCTCGGCAGGCGCTCGGAACAGATCGGCGAAGTCACTCACGTCATCAACGAGATTGCCGACCGCACCCACCTGCTCGCCTTGAACGCCGCGATACTGGCGGCGCAGGCCGGCACGCAGGGTCGCGGCTTTCGCATCGTCGCCGACGAGATCAAAGAGTTGAGCGAGCGCACCGCTGCCTCGACTCGCGAGATCGAAGACATGATCAAGGCGGTGCGTGAAGAGGTCGCCGAGGCCATCGAGCGGGTTGCGGTCGGCGGCGAGCGCGCCGACGAAGGCGTCGAGCTGGCCTCACGCGCCTCAGAGCTGCTCGCGGAGATTCGCGTCAAGACCAACGCCGCTTCTGACCGCATCCGCCTGATTGCCGACGCCACCGCCGTGCAGGCGACCGAGAGCCACACGGTGCTTGAAGCCGTCGAGCTGGTGCGCCAGCAGGCGCGCGGCATCGAGCGCGCCACCAGCGAACAGGCGCTCACCTCGCGCCACATCGGCGAGCGCGCCTTGCACATGAGCGAGCTGACGGAGCAGGTGCGCCGCGCCACAGGCGAGCAGGCGCAGGTGTCGAAATACATCGCTCAGGCCATGGAAGAGCTGACGATGGTCGTCGAGCAGATTCGCCAGGCGTCGAATGAGCAGTCCGCCGGCACCGATCAGGTGCTGCGCGCCATCGAGACCATCAAAGAAGTCGTCGGGCGCAATCAAGCATCGATCTCCGGCATCAACAGCGCGGTTGATCTGCTGGTGCGCGAGGCCGAATTGCTCAACCGCGAAGTCGAAGCCTTCTCGCTGCCGGTGCCTGAGCGCGGCGGCCATCTGCGCTTCGCATTGCGGACCTCGACGCTGGCGCTCGACCCGGCGACGCTCTCATCGATCTCGCGCATCGAGGTGATGTCGAACGTCTTTGAAGGGCTGGTGCAGTTCGGCGAGCGCGCAGACATCCGCCCGGGCATTGCCGAGCGCTGGGAGATTTCGCCTGACGGCCGCGTTTACACCTTCTACCTGCGCGAAGCGGCGCGCTTTCACAATGGGCGGCGGGTGCGCGGCGACGACGTGAAGTATTCCTTCGAGCGCCAGATGCGCCAGAACGAAGACGCCGCTGCCTGGGTCTTCCGCCCCATCGTCGGCGCCGATCAGTTCATCAGCGGCGAGAGCGAGACCGTGGCCGGCATCACGGTCAGCAGCGAGCATGTCATCAAGATCGAGTTGATTCAGCCGATGGCCTTCTTTCTGGCGACGCTCTGCATGGATTACTGCTCGGTGGTGCCGCGCGAAGAGGTCGAGCGCCCGGCGATGGATTTCGCCCTGCGGCCCGTCGGCTCTGGCCCCTTCCGCGTCGTCGAGCCGGTCGTCGGCCACGAAGTCTTGCTCGAACGCTTTACGCATTACTGGAACCCCGAGCTGCCTTATGTGGATCGGCTGACCGTGCAGTTCCACATGAGCGCCGAAGAGATACTCGACGCTTTCCTGCGCAAAGAGGTGGATTACGTCAGCGACTTGCCGCTGACGAGCCTTGCCGAGTTGCGGGCGCAGCCGGACGAGGTTCACCTGCTCGAAGCGGTGCAGTTGCAGACGCGCATGCTGGTCTTTGACTGCGAGCGCCCGCCGTTTGCCGACAAGCGCGTGCGCCAGGCGATCTGTTATGCCATCAACCGCGAGAAGTTTTTGCGCGACGTGTATGGCAACATGGCCGAGCCGGCGACCGGACCAATTCCGCCGGGCGTACTGGGGTATGATTCAAGCCTGCGCGGCTACGAGTATGACCCGGAGCGGGCGCAGGCCATGCTCGAAGAGGCCGGCTACGCCGGCGGCTTTGATACGGAGATATGGTGGCCGCAATCGGTGAACCCGAACGTCGAGTGCTTGAAAGACGATCTCGCCGAGGTCGGCATCCGCGCAGAGTTCCGTTATGTCGTGCAGGCCGAGATGCAGCGCGCCTTGCGTTTGCGCATGGTGCCGATTGCCGGGCGCGACTGGTACGCCGATTACCCCGACCCCGACAACTTCACCTACGTCCTGTTCAACTCGCACAACCGCGAGCTGTTCATCAATGCCTACGTCAACGAAGAGATCGACCGCCTGACGAACGAGGCGCGCTCGGTGATGAACCGCGAACAGCGCGAGGCGCTCTATGGCGAAGTCACGCGCCTGCTGCTCGAAGACGCGCCGTGCGCCTTCCTGGCGCACCGCCGCAGCTTTGTGGCGCACCGCGCCAACCTCGAAGGCGTTACCCTGCACCTGCTCTCGCCCTTCATCACACCGAAGGATTTATGGTTTGCGAAAGTCGAGGCAGGGGAGAAGTAG
- a CDS encoding RNA polymerase sigma factor, giving the protein MRKGDHRSAQSAVPGMAAGARDEVYSLSPPPEEAAPSDVEALEVREPVNPAEDALVERSLSGDHDAFEVLVRRYSPRVFAIIGSFFRRRDQIEDIAQEVFAKAFFSLATFTLGRSFEAWVARIAVNACYDQLRAQRRRGEQQTPHESQEEDDWLELQMLETARARHRSEERQRDASEIADRLLAKLEPEDRLVVVLIDRDGYSVKEVSELTGWGQSKVKVRAFRARRVLRNAMKRLILSGERMQRSKQ; this is encoded by the coding sequence TTGCGAAAGGGCGATCATCGCAGCGCGCAGAGCGCGGTCCCAGGCATGGCTGCCGGGGCGCGCGACGAGGTTTACTCGTTGTCGCCGCCGCCCGAAGAGGCTGCGCCTTCCGACGTCGAAGCACTGGAGGTGCGCGAGCCGGTCAACCCGGCCGAAGACGCGCTTGTCGAGCGCAGCCTCTCAGGCGATCACGACGCCTTTGAAGTCCTGGTGCGCCGCTACAGCCCGCGCGTCTTCGCCATCATCGGCAGCTTCTTCCGCCGCCGTGACCAGATCGAAGACATCGCCCAGGAGGTCTTTGCCAAGGCTTTCTTTTCGCTGGCGACCTTCACGCTGGGGCGCTCGTTTGAAGCCTGGGTGGCGCGCATCGCCGTCAACGCCTGCTACGACCAACTGCGGGCGCAGCGGCGGCGCGGCGAACAGCAGACGCCGCACGAGTCTCAGGAAGAGGACGACTGGCTGGAGTTGCAGATGCTCGAAACGGCGCGGGCGCGGCACCGCTCGGAAGAGCGCCAGCGCGACGCCAGCGAGATTGCCGACCGCTTGCTTGCCAAGCTGGAGCCGGAAGACCGGCTCGTCGTGGTGCTGATTGACCGCGACGGTTACTCGGTCAAAGAAGTTAGCGAACTAACAGGGTGGGGTCAGTCGAAAGTCAAAGTTCGCGCCTTCCGGGCGCGCCGCGTGTTGCGCAACGCGATGAAGCGACTGATCCTCAGTGGGGAGCGCATGCAGAGGAGTAAGCAATGA
- a CDS encoding tetratricopeptide repeat protein, producing MLSKSQARPMLLAALCLLLTACPAWAQRGGGPGGAPPSIQFFMPDGSLPTHEIRFTLESDAGRVETFFSDSKGKFLLSRVLGMKSDAGYQLTVTSDGTSYATTTTRFKEYGVYYISVFLLPLRRPAPKPAGVVDLAEFDVLAPDNAREVYQAAWRAYQNGQFDEAVRGLERALKIYPNYFRALNDLGVIYMRAGRLEPAAQMFERAMKVAPRVYHPRLNLALIQARRGKNREAVTLLEPLLKENPTIGDAHIAMADALVALRQTDEAEAHYRAALGVNKAGQEAAGDLHYKLGLLLNQKQDYKAAAAELRLAAEALPDSPKIHLQLGGALLQMNELDGAERALLAAYRLGGAQMGGAQLMLGQVYFAEKKYPAARQAFRQYLIDVPQAPNRAEVEGVIEKINAALGSN from the coding sequence ATGCTCTCAAAATCCCAAGCGCGACCGATGCTGCTGGCAGCCCTGTGCCTCTTGCTGACGGCCTGCCCCGCCTGGGCACAGCGCGGCGGTGGCCCCGGAGGCGCGCCGCCATCCATCCAATTCTTCATGCCCGACGGCTCGCTGCCGACGCATGAGATTCGCTTTACGCTCGAAAGCGATGCCGGGCGGGTCGAGACCTTCTTTTCAGACTCGAAGGGCAAGTTCCTGCTGTCGCGCGTCCTCGGCATGAAATCCGACGCCGGCTATCAGCTTACGGTCACCAGCGACGGCACCTCTTACGCGACGACCACGACGCGCTTCAAAGAGTATGGCGTGTATTACATTTCGGTCTTTCTGCTGCCGCTGCGCCGCCCGGCGCCCAAGCCCGCCGGAGTGGTCGATCTCGCCGAATTCGATGTCCTCGCGCCCGACAACGCCCGCGAAGTCTATCAGGCCGCATGGCGCGCTTACCAAAACGGACAGTTTGACGAAGCGGTGCGCGGCCTCGAACGCGCTCTAAAAATATACCCGAACTACTTTCGCGCCCTGAACGATCTCGGGGTGATCTATATGCGAGCGGGCCGCCTGGAACCGGCAGCGCAGATGTTTGAGCGCGCTATGAAGGTCGCGCCGCGGGTTTATCATCCGCGCCTGAACCTGGCGCTGATTCAGGCGCGGCGCGGTAAGAACCGCGAAGCCGTGACCTTGCTCGAACCGCTCTTGAAGGAGAACCCGACCATCGGCGACGCGCACATCGCGATGGCGGATGCGCTGGTCGCGCTCCGCCAGACGGACGAGGCGGAGGCGCATTATCGCGCCGCGCTCGGCGTCAATAAAGCCGGCCAGGAAGCGGCAGGCGACCTGCATTACAAGCTCGGTCTGCTGTTGAACCAGAAGCAAGACTACAAGGCGGCGGCGGCGGAATTGCGACTGGCCGCGGAAGCCCTGCCCGATTCGCCGAAAATTCACCTGCAACTGGGCGGCGCGCTGCTGCAAATGAATGAGCTGGACGGGGCCGAACGGGCGCTGCTGGCGGCCTACCGCCTGGGCGGCGCGCAGATGGGTGGCGCGCAACTGATGCTCGGGCAGGTCTATTTCGCGGAGAAGAAATATCCGGCGGCCCGGCAGGCTTTCAGGCAGTACCTGATAGACGTGCCGCAAGCGCCGAACCGCGCCGAGGTCGAAGGGGTGATTGAAAAGATCAACGCCGCGCTCGGCAGCAACTGA